The following are encoded together in the Mycolicibacterium arabiense genome:
- a CDS encoding RidA family protein codes for MSHSQVVRTDAAPAPAHTFSQGVVKGGFLQVSGQGPMDPATNAYIGEGDVRAQTRRTLENVKAILLAGGASVGDVLMFRVYLTKRDDFAAMNEVYGEFIAENVTSGALPCRTTVFVELPHEVMLVEIDALAVIGQ; via the coding sequence GTGTCCCACTCACAGGTCGTCCGCACCGACGCCGCGCCTGCACCAGCACACACGTTCAGCCAGGGAGTCGTGAAGGGCGGCTTTCTGCAGGTGTCCGGGCAGGGCCCGATGGACCCCGCTACGAACGCCTACATCGGCGAGGGGGACGTGCGCGCCCAAACCCGACGCACCCTGGAGAACGTCAAGGCCATCCTCTTAGCCGGCGGCGCCAGCGTCGGCGACGTGCTCATGTTCCGGGTCTACCTCACCAAGCGCGACGACTTCGCAGCCATGAACGAGGTGTATGGCGAGTTCATCGCCGAGAACGTCACCTCTGGCGCGCTTCCGTGTCGGACAACGGTTTTCGTCGAGCTTCCGCACGAGGTCATGCTGGTGGAGATCGACGCGCTGGCCGTCATCGGTCAGTAA